Sequence from the Fulvivirga ligni genome:
CTGTACATTTGATGATAATAAAAACAGAATTAGAGAACTGGAGAGTAATAGACTTTTATAAGACATGATGGAATACAATCGATTTAGAAGAAACAAATGAAGCAATATTATTAATCAAAACATAATTGCAGCGCTGAGCTGCATGAAAAATATTAAGTGTAAATAAAACACTTGTTGTAAAAAGAATTGCTAACTTATCATTAGGGTCCCTCTCGCCCTTTTAATAAACCTAAACCTACTATTATGAAAAAGTTAAATGCAATTTTCATTATTTACCTATGTATTCTTACTCCGGTACTGGCCCAAAACTACTCCACATGCGATCAATGGGGATCATGGCAAACTAATGGTTACACCATTTATAACAACATCTGGGGTAGCGGTGCCGGCAGCCAATGCCTGTGGGCTTATAGCCCTTCAAACTGGGGCGTTACCGCCAACCATCCTACTTCGGGAGGAATAAAATCCTACCCTAATGTAGATTACGATGTAAACTACTCGGTTGGATCTATGCCTAACATCACAGCATCCTTTAATTTGTCAAGGCCGTCTTCAGGTTCGTATAACTCTGCCTTTGACATTTGGTATAATAACTACGCCTATGAAGTAATGCTCTGGATGAACTGGGCTGGTGCCATGGGACCAATATCCTATAATTATGGATGCAATGGATATCCCAGCTCAGCCTGCCCTGTAGCTACTAATGTCAATATAGGAGGCCATACCTGGAATCTTTATGAAGGCACCAACGGAAGTGCTACAGTATACTCGTTTTTGCGGACCAGCAATACCAACGCTGCCACTGTAAACATTACACAAATGTCGCAGTGGCTTGCCAGCAATGGGTATTTCAGCAGCAACACCAATATTCATGAAATACAATTTGGATTTGAGATCACATCAGCTTCTAATGGCAATTTCACAGTGAATAGCTACAGCCTTAATATCGGCAATGGCGGCGGTGGTGGCTCCAGTTACATTCGTCTTCAAAACCGTAACACAGGCATTTATCTGGATGGACTTGGACAGACCAGTAACGGCGCTGACGCTTATCAATGGGCCGGAAGCTCCAGCTATAATCAGCAATGGGAAGTAATCAGCAGCGGCAGCTACATAAAATTAAGAAATAGAGCTACCGGTCTGTATCTTGATGGCATGGGCAGAACTTCTAATGGCTCCAATGTAGGGCAATGGAGCAATAGCTCATCATACAATCAACAGTGGGCGCAGGAACAGAGTGGTGCCTACATCCGATATAGAAACAGAGCCACAGGCCTATATCTGGATGGAATGGGTAGAAATAACAACGGCGCCATTGTAGGCCAATGGAGTGGCAGCAGCCATCCTAACCAGCAATGGTTGGTGAGCAATGCCGCCAGCAATGCAAAAATAGCCAGTGTAATGGACATAGAACTATCTGACAATCAGATATATCCTAACCCAGC
This genomic interval carries:
- a CDS encoding RICIN domain-containing protein; this translates as MKKLNAIFIIYLCILTPVLAQNYSTCDQWGSWQTNGYTIYNNIWGSGAGSQCLWAYSPSNWGVTANHPTSGGIKSYPNVDYDVNYSVGSMPNITASFNLSRPSSGSYNSAFDIWYNNYAYEVMLWMNWAGAMGPISYNYGCNGYPSSACPVATNVNIGGHTWNLYEGTNGSATVYSFLRTSNTNAATVNITQMSQWLASNGYFSSNTNIHEIQFGFEITSASNGNFTVNSYSLNIGNGGGGGSSYIRLQNRNTGIYLDGLGQTSNGADAYQWAGSSSYNQQWEVISSGSYIKLRNRATGLYLDGMGRTSNGSNVGQWSNSSSYNQQWAQEQSGAYIRYRNRATGLYLDGMGRNNNGAIVGQWSGSSHPNQQWLVSNAASNAKIASVMDIELSDNQIYPNPAHQGEDLHVAFDHEVKQATVQILDVRGNLLMESEAQFTRELVVEQKLRTGLYLLQVTTDDHKMVKKIIVE